The Raphanus sativus cultivar WK10039 chromosome 2, ASM80110v3, whole genome shotgun sequence genome includes a region encoding these proteins:
- the LOC108841088 gene encoding cation/H(+) antiporter 4 — MEFGDDRSLYLRDTWREANTICGVLPMNPSSNGIWPSTKLQDPKANIEFWNYMFPHVEIIFLIVTLLWQFFHFFFKRLGMIRFTSHMLTGILLSKSFMKENTPARNFFSTRDYKDTLFGLVGACSYMMFWFLMGVKMDLGLVRNTGKKAIAIGLSSVLLSITVCSLIFFIILRDVGTKKGEPVMNFFEIIFIYSIQCLSSFPVIGNLLFELRLQNSELGRLAMSSAVVSDFSTSVLSAVLVFLKELREEKTRLGSIFVGDVVVGNRPMKRAATVVVFVCFAIYVFRPLMFVIINRTPSGRPVKKFYIYLIIILVFGSAVLADWCKQSIFIGPFILGLAVPHGPPLGAAIVQKFESAVFGTFLPFFVATSAEEFDTSMLQSWTDFRSIFIIVFVSFVVKFALTTLPALLYRMPATDCLALSLIMSFKGIFEFGAYAFGFQRGSIRPVTFTFLSLYILLNSAIIPPILRRIYDPSRIYAGYEKRNMLHMKPNSELRILSCIYRTDDIHPMINLLEATFPSRESPVATYVLHLMELIGRATPVFISHRLQTRKNEDTSYNSESVIASFDQFHKDFFGSVFVSTYTAISVPKTMHGDICMLALNNTTSVIILPFHQFWSADGSAIVSDNIMIRKLNKSVLDLSPCSVGIFIYRSNNGRRSIRATAANFSSYQICMLFLGGKDDREALTLAKRMARNSRIKITVLCLVSSEQKAKQVTDWDRMLDLELLRDVKSNVLDGVNIIYSEQVVDDASQTSKLLKSIANEYDLFIVGREKERKSVFTEGLGEWSEFEELGVVGDLLASQDLKCQASVLVIQQQPQMI, encoded by the exons ATGGAGTTCGGAGATGATAGGAGTCTTTACCTTAGAGACACATGGAGAGAAGCAAACACAATCTGCGGCGTCCTACCCATGAACCCGAGCTCGAACGGGATATGGCCATCCACTAAGCTCCAAGATCCTAAAGCCAACATTGAGTTCTGGAACTACATGTTTCCACATGTTGAGATCATTTTCCTCATTGTCACCCTCCTATGGCAATTCTTCCATTTCTTCTTCAAACGTCTTGGCATGATTCGTTTCACTTCCCACATGCTT aCCGGAATTCTTCTCAGCAAGTCGTTTATGAAAGAGAATACACCCGCGAGGAATTTTTTTTCGACACGAGACTACAAAGACACTCTGTTTGGTCTGGTTGGTGCGTGTTCATACATGATGTTCTGGTTCTTGATGGGAGTTAAAATGGATTTGGGTCTGGTCCGCAACACAGGGAAGAAAGCCATCGCCATTGGCCTCTCCTCTGTGTTACTCTCCATAACGGTTTGCTCCTtgatcttcttcatcatcttaaGAGATGTAGGAACCAAAAAAGGAGAACCGGTGATGAATTTCTTCGAAATCATCTTCATCTACTCCATCCAATGCCTTTCCTCTTTTCCGGTTATCGGAAACCTTCTTTTCGAGCTTAGGCTACAGAACTCAGAGCTTGGCCGTCTAGCTATGTCTTCTGCAGTGGTCAGTGACTTCAGCACCTCGGTTCTCTCTGCGGTTCTCGTCTTCTTAAAGGAACTCAGGGAAGAGAAAACTCGGCTTGGTTCCATATTCGTCGGAGATGTTGTTGTCGGGAACCGACCTATGAAGCGTGCAGCGACAGTTGTGGTCTTTGTTTGTTTCGCCATATACGTCTTCAGGCCATTGATGTTCGTCATCATCAACAGGACACCATCCGGTCGTCCCGTGAagaaattctatatatatttaatcatcATTCTTGTGTTTGGATCAGCCGTTCTTGCGGATTGGTGCAAGCAATCTATTTTCATCGGACCTTTTATTCTAGGCCTAGCGGTTCCGCACGGACCGCCTTTGGGAGCTGCCATCGTTCAGAAGTTCGAGTCTGCAGTTTTCGGCACATTCCTTCCCTTCTTCGTGGCTACATCCGCGGAAGAGTTTGATACTTCTATGTTACAGTCTTGGACAGATTTCAGAAGTATCTTCATCATCGTATTCGTATCCTTTGTCGTCAAATTCGCTCTCACCACACTCCCTGCCTTGTTGTACCGTATGCCTGCAACTGACTGCCTTGCTCTCTCCCTTATTATGTCCTTTAAAGGCATCTTCGAGTTCGGTGCTTATGCATTTGGGTTTCAAAGAGga tctATTCGGCCTGTGACCTTCACCTTCTTATCTCTTTACATCTTGTTGAACTCTGCAATCATACCTCCGATCTTGAGACGTATATACGATCCTTCAAGGATCTATGCAGGATACGAGAAGCGGAACATGCTTCACATGAAACCAAACTCTGAGTTGAGGATTCTGTCGTGTATCTACAGAACCGACGATATTCATCCCATGATCAATCTCCTTGAAGCTACTTTCCCTTCAAGAGAAAGTCCTGTAGCTACTTACGTTCTTCACTTGATGGAGCTCATAGGACGAGCTACTCCGGTCTTCATCTCTCACCGTTTGCAAACAAGAAAAAATGAGGACACTTCTTATAACTCCGAAAGCGTCATTGCCTCGTTTGATCAGTTCCACAAAGATTTCTTCGGCTCTGTTTTCGTCAGCACTTACACGGCTATATCTGTTCCCAAGACGATGCATGGAGACATATGTATGCTCGCTTTGAACAACACAACCTCTGTCATCATCCTTCCTTTTCACCAGTTTTGGTCTGCTGATGGATCAGCCATTGTTTCCGACAATATCATGATCCGGAAACTGAACAAGAGTGTCCTCGACCTCTCTCCTTGCTCTGTCGGAATCTTCATATACCGGAGCAACAATGGCAGGAGATCGATCCGAGCGACTGCTGCAAACTTCTCATCTTACCAAATATGCATGCTTTTCCTTGGAGGTAAAGACGATAGAGAAGCTTTAACACTCGCCAAGCGAATGGCTCGTAACTCACGGATAAAGATCACAGTGCTTTGTCTGGTCTCTTCTGAACAAAAAGCCAAACAAGTAACTGATTGGGATCGAATGCTCGATTTAGAACTGCTCAGAGACGTGAAGAGCAATGTTCTTGACGGTGTCAACATTATCTACTCCGAGCAAGTAGTGGATGACGCCTCACAAACATCAAAATTGTTAAAATCCATTGCAAACGAATATGATCTCTTCATCGTgggaagagagaaagaaaggaaGAGCGTTTTCACAGAAGGGCTTGGGGAATGGAGTGAGTTCGAGGAACTTGGCGTCGTTGGAGATCTCTTGGCTTCACAAGATCTTAAATGCCAAGCTTCTGTGTTGGTGATTCAGCAGCAACCGCAGATGATTTAG
- the LOC108826743 gene encoding 50S ribosomal protein L9, chloroplastic — protein MASSALSLSWSSSLCSSHTFNVVGNETLKVSQRRSTLEVVAQKKAKKLRKVILKEDVSDLGKQGQLLDVKAGFFRNFLLPTGKAQLMTPLLLKEMKMENERIEAEKQRVKEEALQLATVFETVGAFKVKRKGGKGKQIFGSVTAQDLVDIIKAQLQRDIDKRLVSLPEIRETGEYIAELKLHPDVTARVRLNVFAN, from the exons ATGGCTTCTTCCGCTTTGTCACTCTCGTGGAGCTCCTCGCTTTGTTCGTCTCACACCTTCAATGTCGTCGGAAATGAAACCCTAAAAGTATCCCAGCGAAGGTCTACTTTGGAGGTTGTTGCCCAGAAGAAAGCCAAGAAACTCCGCAAG GTAATCTTGAAAGAGGATGTGTCGGACTTGGGCAAGCAAGGGCAATTACTCGACGTGAAAGCTGGATTCTTCAGAAATTTCCTCTTGCCAACTGGAAAGGCTCAGCTCATGACTCCGCTTCTGCTCAA GGAAATGAAAATGGAAAACGAAAGGATAGAGGCAGAAAAGCAAAGG gtgaaAGAAGAGGCGCTACAATTAGCTACAGTGTTCGAAACCGTTGGGGCTTTCAAGGTTAAACGCAAGGGTGGTAAAGGCAAACAAATATTTGGATC TGTCACAGCACAAGACCTCGTTGACATCATCAAGGCGCAGCTCCAAAG GGATATAGACAAGCGCCTTGTCTCTCTTCCGGAGATCCGTGAAACCGGAGAATACATAGCCGAACTCAAACTTCACCCTGATGTCACTGCTCGTGTTAGGCTCAACGTTTTCGCCAACTAA